Part of the Pseudomonas lijiangensis genome is shown below.
GTTGAGCATGATATCCGCGCTGCTGGCGGTCTCTGCCAGGCTGTGCTCGATCTGCTTGAGCTTTTCTTCAAGGCTGTTGCTGGCCCGCAGATCCAGTTGGCGCGAGATGGCCAGCGAGGCCAGCGTCGCCATGACGATCACCAGGATGGCGCACATCAGGCTGACGGTCAGCCCCAGTTGCATGGACAGCCGTGTGGGTTTCATTCCCGGTACTCCAGTACATAACCCACGCCGCGCAGTGTATGAATCAGCTTGTTATCGAACGGGTCATCGATCTTGGCCCGCAGGCGCCTGATGGACACCTCCACCACGTTGGTGTCGCAATCGAAGTTCATATCCCATACCAGAGAAATGATCTGGGTGCGTGAAAGGACCTCGCCACTGTGGCGCATCAGCAAATGCAGGAGTGCGAACTCCTTGGTGGTCAGGTCAATGCGCTGTTTGCCCCGAAAGGCCCGGTGCCGGCCCTGATCAAGTTCCAGATCTGCCACCTGCAGAACCTGAGGCACGCTGGCCTGCTCGCTGCGGCGCATGAGGGTGCGAATCCGGGCCAGCAGTTCGGGAAACTCGAACGGCTTGACCAGATAGTCGTCGGCTCCCGATTCCAGACCTTTTATCTTTTCATCGAGACGACCACGGGCGGTCACGATCATGACCCGTGTGTTACTGGTCTTGCGCAGTTGTGCCAGGACATCCCAGCCGTCCATGCCCGGCAGGTTGATGTCCAGGATGACCACGTCATAGATCTGTTGCTGGGCCAGACAAAGACCGTCGATACCTGTAGTGGCAACATCGACGACATAACCGCTTTCGGTCAGGCCCTGATGCATGTATTCGGCAGTTTTCGGCTCGTCCTCGACCACAAGGATTCGCATGGTTGAATATCCTGTTTGAATTGAGTCAGTGGTTGCTGAAGCGAAGGGATTCTGAAGTCTGTAGGGACTACAGAGTCAATGCTGATGTGTTACTTACTTTAAGGCCAAAGCGACGCGCTTTTTTCAGATAACGAAATTGTAATTTTCCAGCAACCCCGCTGATAGCTGCCATTCCCTAAAGTCCCTGCGTCAACCCCGGCAGCTCATGCTCGCCGGTGCAATCGCCGCTCAGGCGTGGATCATGCAAGTGGGGAAGTACAACGTGCGCGGCTATCGAATCTTGAACAGTTCACCGGGCAGCAGACCCGGCAGAATGAAAATGGGCTTTGCCTGTGTGCTGTTCCTGGCGGTTTTCAGCCAGAGCGCGACGGCAGCGCAAGCGCAATCCATCACACTGTCCGACGCTCTGGACACGGCCTTTTCCATGAACCCCGATCTGGCTGCCGCTCGCAGGGAAATCGACATCGCGCTGGGGGAACGGCAGCAGGCCGGGTTGATACCCAATCCCGAACTGTCCTGGGAGATGGAGGACACCCGCAAGTCCACCAGCACCACAACCATCGCCATCAGTCAGGCGCTGG
Proteins encoded:
- a CDS encoding heavy metal response regulator transcription factor, with translation MRILVVEDEPKTAEYMHQGLTESGYVVDVATTGIDGLCLAQQQIYDVVILDINLPGMDGWDVLAQLRKTSNTRVMIVTARGRLDEKIKGLESGADDYLVKPFEFPELLARIRTLMRRSEQASVPQVLQVADLELDQGRHRAFRGKQRIDLTTKEFALLHLLMRHSGEVLSRTQIISLVWDMNFDCDTNVVEVSIRRLRAKIDDPFDNKLIHTLRGVGYVLEYRE